One uncultured Caproiciproducens sp. DNA segment encodes these proteins:
- the hemW gene encoding radical SAM family heme chaperone HemW, which yields MNSGELFGLYLHVPFCDGKCPYCDFYSLPASEELMEKYANCLADTIQQGAKQWNRRADTLYFGGGTPNLLGAKRLSALIAQAKQSFVLENAEISLEVNPTEDLSGFLEEIRAAGANRLSVGLQSANEDELSLLGRRHTAKQAEKAVRDAQAAGFDNISLDLMLAIQHQTKESLLRSIDFCAAAGIQHISAYLLKIEPDTVYGKRKETLSIPDDDEAGDLYLFACEELEKRGFHQYEISNFAKPGFESRHNLKYWRCEEYLGLGPAAHSFMDGKRFYYRRNLNEFLGGEKPAQDGDGGGFEEYAMLAMRLTEGLTNEGYRARFGIDLPKRMMRAAKLYEKGGLTVCNEHGFHFTPKGFLLSNTLTAEILYS from the coding sequence ATGAATAGCGGCGAACTGTTCGGCCTTTACCTTCATGTTCCGTTCTGTGACGGGAAATGCCCGTACTGCGATTTTTACTCCCTGCCCGCCAGCGAGGAACTGATGGAGAAATATGCAAACTGTTTGGCAGATACAATTCAGCAGGGTGCAAAGCAGTGGAACCGGCGGGCCGATACGCTGTATTTCGGCGGAGGCACCCCGAATCTGCTCGGAGCGAAGCGGCTGTCCGCTCTGATCGCACAGGCAAAACAGAGTTTTGTGCTGGAGAACGCCGAAATTTCATTGGAAGTCAACCCGACGGAGGATCTGAGCGGCTTTTTAGAAGAAATTCGTGCTGCGGGCGCAAACCGCCTTTCCGTTGGGCTACAGTCAGCTAACGAGGACGAGCTTTCGCTTTTGGGCCGCCGGCATACCGCGAAACAGGCGGAAAAAGCTGTGCGCGACGCACAGGCCGCCGGATTCGACAATATTTCTCTCGACCTGATGCTCGCGATACAGCACCAGACAAAAGAAAGTCTTTTGCGTTCCATTGATTTCTGCGCGGCCGCGGGAATTCAACATATTTCCGCTTATCTGTTGAAAATCGAACCGGATACGGTTTATGGCAAACGAAAAGAAACACTCAGTATTCCGGACGATGACGAAGCGGGCGATTTGTATTTGTTTGCCTGTGAAGAACTGGAGAAACGCGGATTTCACCAATATGAAATCTCCAATTTCGCAAAACCGGGATTCGAGAGCCGGCATAACCTGAAATACTGGCGCTGTGAGGAATATCTCGGACTCGGCCCGGCGGCGCATTCCTTTATGGACGGAAAGCGGTTTTACTATCGCCGGAATCTCAATGAGTTCCTCGGCGGCGAAAAGCCCGCGCAGGACGGCGACGGCGGCGGATTTGAAGAATACGCCATGCTTGCCATGCGGCTGACGGAAGGGCTGACGAACGAAGGATACCGCGCGCGTTTCGGGATTGATCTTCCCAAACGGATGATGCGTGCGGCGAAGCTGTATGAAAAGGGCGGCCTGACCGTCTGCAATGAACACGGCTTTCACTTTACGCCGAAGGGATTTCTTCTTTCCAACACGCTGACGGCGGAAATACTGTACAGCTAG